CGAAAGTCGAGAGCACGGTCGGGATGATGAAGGGGAGCAGCATCGAGGCCCGGACCAGGCGCTTGCCCTTGAAGTGGCGGTTCAGGAGGAGCGCCAGCCACATGCCGAGGACGAGCTTCCCGACGGTGGCGATCGCCGTGTAGACGAACGTGTTGTAGGCGGCCTGCTGGAAGATGGTGTCGTTCCAGATCTTGGCGAAGTTCCCGAGCGCGACGAACACCCCGGGATTGCCGACGGTGGCGCTGGTGAGGGAGAGCCAGACGCCTTTGACGAACGGGTAGGCGATGAACAGGGCCAGCAGGACCACGGTCGGGACGAGGAGGAGGACCCCGAGGACGCGCTCGTCTTCGAGGAGGCGGGCCACCGTCCCCATGCGGGGCGCGGCCCGCGGCAGGGCCGCGAGGCCGGCGGTCGCCTCGCCCGCCTGGCCGACGCCGCCGGCGATTGGCTTCAGGCGCCCATCAGCCATGCGACGTCCCGCCGGCCCGCGACCGGATCACCGGAAGACGCGCTCGAGCTCCGGTTCGGCCCACCTCGGCGACTCCTCAGGCTCTCGGACATGCTGGGGAAGGCGCACTCCGATTCTACCGCCGGATGCGTCGCGGGTGCAGCCCCGGGATACCCGTAGGCCCGGCCGGCCTATCCGTAGATCTTCCGGAGCTCGCCCTCGGCCCACTTCACCGCCTCTTCGGCCGGCATGCCCTGGATGGCCTTGGCATACATGTCGACGACGACGTACTTCGAGTATCCTTCCGAGGCCTTGGCCGATGGCGGCCCGGCATACCCGAAGACGCGGAAGGCGCGGGCGGCGGTCCGGAACGGCAGCATGACCGGGTCCTGCTCCCACATCTTGTGCTTCTCCCAGTCGGTGGTCGCCCCGACGCTGAACCCCTTCTGGGCGACGAACCAGGGCTCGAAGTGCTCCTTCGAGTGGAGCCACTTGAGGAAGTCCTTGGCGAGCTTCTGGTTCTTCGAGTAGCCCATGATGGCGTGGTGGAACGACGTGTGGTAGTGGTAGGTGCCGGCCGGGCCGGCCGGGTTGGGAGCGTGGAGGATGTCGGTGTGCATCAGGGCGCCGGTCTCCGTCTTGTACTTGTCCTTGTTCCGCAGCGACTCGACATAGATCGAGGCGCCGTTGATGGTCGCCGCGATCGTCCCCGAGAGGAAGGCCCGGTTGTTGTTGGTGTCGTCCCAGGCGAGCCCGCCCTCGTCGCAGGCGTCCTTCCAGAAGCCCACGAAGAACTTCACGGACTCGACCGTCTCCTTGGAGTTGATGGCGACGGTCCGGCCGTCCTTCTCGACCTCCTTGCCGCCCCACGCCCACATGGCCGGGTACCAGAAGGTGGGCGCATCGCCGAAGGTGTGGCCGGCGGTCTGGCCGATCGGGTAGCCCTTGGCCTTGAGCTTCTTGCCGACCTCGCGGTACTCCTGCCAGGTCTTCGGGAACTCCTTGGCCCCGACCGACTCGAAGAGCGACTTGCGGTAGGCGATCTGGCCCCCGACGATCGAGTGGGGAACGGCCCGCCAGACCCCGTTGACCCGGTCGAGGTCCTGCGTGACCGGATAATAGCCGCCCTGGGCCTTCCCGATCGCGTCGACGACGTCGCCCACGTCCACCAGGCTCTTCTCGTAAAGGTGCGCCCAGTTGTGGAGCAGGTGGAACATGTCGGGGCCGCTTCCCGACGAGATGGCGGCGGTGATCCGCGGCTGGATGTCGTTGGCGTTGATGCGTTCCAGGGTGATCTGGGCGCCCAGCGCCTTCCCGGCCTCGTCCATCTGCTTGGTGAGCACCTCGTCGGCGGCCGGCACGAAATCGACCCAGCGCACGAGATGGAGCCTGGCGCCCTGGGCATAGGCCGGCGCCCGCCCGGCGTCCAGGATCCCCGCGAGTCCGGTGGCTGCCGCCGCTCCGCCCGCCACCTTGATGAACGACCGCCGGTCCATGCTCGTGTCCATGAGGCCTCCCTTGTCGGTAGGGGCTGGGCCGAGGCCCCGGGCGCGCCCCGCGGGCGCACCCGGAGCCGCGACCGTTCAGGTCAGGCGTAGATCTTCTTGAGCTCGCCCTCGGCCCACTTCACCGACTCCTCGGCCGCCATGCCCTGCACGGCCTTGGCGTACATGTCGGTGACGATGTACTTGGTGTAGACCTCGGTCGCCTTGGCCGAGAACGGCCCCGCATAGCCGAAGGCGCGGGCGAAGCCCGACGCCGTCCGATACGGCTTCATGGGCGGGTCGAGCTTCTCCCACATCGGGTGCTGCTCCCAGAACTTGTTGGACCCGACCGAGTAGCCGGCCTCGATCTGGAACCATTTCCCGAACTGCTCTTTGGAGTGCATCCACTTGAGAAAGTCCTTGGCGATCGGCTGGTTCTTCGAGTACTTCATGACCGCGTGGGCGAAGGGGACGTGATAGGAGAACTGGCCCCCCGGCCCCCCGGGCAACGGGAAGTGGTCGAGGTGCTTCCACATCTGGTCGCCCTTGTCGGTCTTGTACTGGTCGGGCTTGCGCTTGGCCTCGATGTAGATGGAGGCGCCGTTCAGGGTGGCCGAGATCGTCCCCGAGAGGAAGGCCCGGTTGTTGTTGGTGTCGTCCCAGGCGAGCCCGCCCTCGTCGTAGGCGTCCTTCCACATCGCCACCAGGAACTTCACCGATTCGATGGTCTCCTTCGAGTTGATGGCGACGGTCTTCCCGTCCTTCTCGACCTCCTTGCCGCCCCACGACCAGAGATACGGGTAGCTGAAGGTGGGCGCGTCACCGAAGGTGTGGCCCAGGGTCTGGCCGAACGGGAACCCCTTGGCCTTGAGTTTCTTGCCGGCCTCGCGGTTCTCCTGCCAGGTCTTGGGCGCCTTGGCTCCGGCCTCCTCGAAGAGATCCTTGCGGTACACGACGGCGTTGCCGACCACGCCGTAGGGGAGGGCCAGGTACTGCTTCCCGATGAGGGCCGCCTGCTTGGAGAGCTCGTAGTAGGCGCCCTGGTCCTTCTCCTTCCAGGCGGCCAGGTCGCTCAGGTCGGTGCAGCCCCGCTGGTAGAGGTGCGTCCAGTTGTGGAGCATCTGGATGATGTCGGGGCCGTTCCCCGACTCGATGGCCGCCGTGATCCGCGCCTGCATGTCGTTGGCGTTGATCCGCTCGAGCGTGATCTCGGCCCCGAGCTGCTTGCCCGCCTCGCCGACCTGCCGGGTCAGCTCCTCGTCGCCGGCGGGCACGAAGTCGACCCAGTGCAGGATGTGGACCTTCTTGGCCTGCGCCCAGGCCGGCGCCCGTCCCGACTCGAGGATGGCGGCCATTCCGGCGGCCGCGGCGGCCGTGGCGGCCGTGGCGCCGCCCGTCACCTTGAGGAACGTCCGGCGCCCGATCTCGGTGCGCCCCCGCGGATCCCGATGCTCGCTCTGCGTGTCCATGCCGTGCCTCCTCAGGCTTGCGAAGTACGAGGTGCCAACCGCTCAGAGCGGCCGAAGGCCGTACAACGTAGCGCCCGGGACGGGAAGCCGTCCCGAATGACGCATGATGAGGCGAGGGTCAGGGAACCACTCACTGAGGGTTGAATCCCGACCACATCAGGCAGGGATTGGAAACTTACATAGCATCCCCTACGGCCCCTGTCAACCGGAAAAACGTCGAGGAGTCGGCAGTTTCGGCTCTCCGCGCCATTTCCGGACGCGGAGGGGACGCAGCCTCCTCCGGATGAACTCAGCGCCCGCCCGCGAACGCCGGGAGCGGCCGGGGTGGGCGGAGGGCGAGGGCGACGGCGATCGCCGCGGTGCCGATCAGGGTGCTCGACAGGTAGAGACTCCAGTAGGAGCCGAGGAGGTCGAACAGGACGCCCCCGGCGTAGGCCCCGAGCCCCATCCCGATGGCCGAGAGGAAGAAGATTCCGCCAAAGGCCGTCCCGATGATCCGCTCGCCGGAGAACTCCCGCGCCACCAGCGCGTAGAGGGGCATGACGCCCCCGTAGGTGAACCCGAAGGCGAGGGCCACCAGGAGGAGCGACACCTCCTGCCGGGCGACGAGATACGTCGAAAGGGTCGCCGCCTGCAGGGTCAGCATCCCGACCAGGGCGGGCTTGCCCCCGATCCGATCGGCCAGGAGCCCGCTCCCGATCCGTCCGGCGACGCTGGTCGCCCCCGAGAGGCCGAGCATGAGGGCGGCGGGCATCTTGTCCACTCCGAGGTCCATGGCGTGCGCAACCATGTGGAAGATCGGCCCCGAGTGCGCCGCACAGCAGCCGAAGTGCACGAGGCTGAGGAGCCAGAAGGCCGGATGGCGGAGCGCCTCGCCGGGCGCCATGCCACGCGCCGCCGCCGGCCCGCTCGCGCCCGCCGCGGACGCCCCGTACGGCTCGAGGCCCAGATCGGCCGGCCGGTCGTAGAGCCACCGCACGGCCACGAGCGCGACCGCCCAGATCAGGGCGCCGAACAGGGCGAACGTCGCCCGCCAGCCCAGGGCGGTGATCAGGGCACGGGCCAGCGGCGCGATGACGAGGAGGCCCAGGCCCATGCCGGCCGAGACGAGGCCGAGGGCGAGGCCGCGACGGGCGGCGAACCACCGCGTCGCCGTCGCCGACAGCGGGACGTAGAAGGCGCTGGAGCCGGCCGCCCCGAGGATGCCGAAGGCGACGTAGAGCTGCCAGGCGGACGCCACCTGACTGGAGAGGAGCATGGCCGCTCCCAGGAGCCCGGCACCGGCGGTGACGACGCGGCGCGTCCCGATCCGGTCGGAGAGCGTGCCCCAGACGAAGGCCCCTACCCCGAAGATCAGCCAGTTGACCAGGGCCACGCCCGAGATCAGCGTGCGGCTCCAGCCGAAGGCCTCCTCGAGCGGCTTGAGGAACACGGCGAGCGAGAAGGTGATACCGACGCCCACGGTGATGATCAGCATGGCGGCGGCCAGGACCACCCAGCCGTAGAAAAATCGAAGGGGGGCTGCGCCCCCCTCCGAGCCGCCCCCCGGGGTTGCGCGGGCGGAGCCCGCGCTCGGAGCGCTTCGGTCAGGACGCGGGGCGAGGTTCAACGGTGTTCGGTGTCGGTGAGCGGCGCGAGGGTTGGTCACACGCGGTCCCAGCGCGCCGCGAGGGCGGCCGCGGCCGTCTCGACGAGCCGGCGAGCATCCGGGCCGAACGCCGCCGGCTGGTCCGAGTCGAGGTCGATCTCCCCGAATACCTGCCCGCGGTTGCCGAGGATGGGCACCACGAGCTCCGAGCGCGTCGTGAGCGAGCAGGCGAGGTAGCGCGGGTCTTCCCGGACGTCGTCCACCACGATGGTCCGCCGCTCCCGGGCGGCGGCGCCGCACAGGCCCTGGGAGAGCGGGATCCGGGTGTGCGGGGTCGGCTTCCCGATCTCGTTGTGAAGGACGAGCGTGGCGCCGTCCAGGAGGTAGATCCCGACCCAGTCGGAGCGCTCGGCCGAGTCCGCCAGTCCCGACACGGTCGCTCGCAGCGCATCGTCCAGCGTCGGAGCGGCGTCGATCGCGTGGACCAGGCGGTCGGCGAGGGCGTGGTCGGCCGACGTCATGGGGTGGAGTATACACCGTCGCCCGCGGCGTCATGCCCACGGCGGGCGGCGCGGCTCGCGCGCGCCAGCGAGAAGCGCGAGCGCCGCGAGCATCGCCCCGGCCAGCCCATACCACCCCCAGTCGTAAACGCCCAGCCGATCGACGGCCAGGCCGAAGAGGGGCGGCCCGGCGATGACGCCGACGGACGAGACCGCGAGACAGAGGCCCACCGCGGTGGCGGCCGAGTCTCGGCCGGCGATCTCCGCGAGGAGCGTGTGGTGAACTCCGTTCCAGCCGATGCCGGTCAGCCCGAAGCCGAGCGCCAGTCCGGCCAGCAGCACCGGCGGCGTCCCGGGGGCGAGCCAGGCGGTGGCCACGCACAGGACGGCAGTCGCGGCTCCGGCCAGGAGCAGCACGATGAGTCGCCGCCCGCCGAAGAGCCGATCCGAGAGGACGCCGAAGAAGACCCGCCCGATCGCCCCGGCGACCTGGGCCTGGCCGAGGACGACTCCGGCGGCGACGGCCGACAACCCGACCACCTCGCTCAGGTAGAGCGGCACGTAGCTGATCCACGACACCTGGACCGCGGCGAAGAGGAGCGTCGCCAGCGACACGAGCCAGATGGCGCGGCTTTCGAGGACTCCGCGGACGCCCGGCTGGCTCCGCGCCGGAACGCCGTCCGCGCCGTCCCCCTTCGGCTCGCGGTACCCGCAGCCGGCCAGCGCCGCGCTGGCAGCGATCAGCAGGGCGGCGACGCCGAGGGCACCCCGCCAGCCCAGCCGGCCGGCCACGGATGGGAGGAGCAGCGCCCCGAGCGCGCCGCCGAGGGGAAAGCCCGCCTGCTTGACGCCGACCACGGTGGCGCGGCTCCGGGCGGGGAACCACACGAGCACCCCCTTCGTCGACGTCGGATTCACGGCGCCGAAGCCGACGCCGGCCAGGCCGACGGCGGCCATCAGCGCTCCGTAGCCCGGCGCCAGCATCATGAGCGCGAAGCAGCCGGCCGCGATGCCTTGTCCACCGGCAAGCGTCCAGCGGACGCCGAGGCGGTCGGCCAGCCAGCCGGCCGGAAAGGAGGTGAGGACACCACCGACGTAGAAGGCCGAGAGGAAGGCGCCGGCTTCTTGTCGCGTGAGTCCGAGATCGGCGCGGATCAGCGGGGCCAGGGTGGGAAGTCCGAGCGCCCCGATATTCGCCGCCGTCTGGACGCCCATGATGAGCGCCAGCACGACGAACCGGTAGCGCGACGCGGCGGCTTCGGGGATCACAAGCTGAGCGCGACCTGGAAGCCCTCGTGGTAGGCCTCTTCCAGGCCGCGGGGCGCGAGGCAGTCACCCACCCGATAGGCTTCGAGGCCGGCGGCGACGAGGGCGTGATAGAGCCCGTCGCGCGGTCGCCCGCCCAGGTCGTGGACGAGCGTGTCCACCCCGTCGAGGCCCCATTCCTCCCCGGTGAAGCAGTCGCGCAGCACGGCGGCCCCGGCCGACAGACGGACGACCTCGGCGCCGGTGACCGCGCGCACGCGACCCGCCCGCAGTCGCCGCTCCACGACCGGACGCGTGCTGTAGTCGATGTTGGTGTGGGGCGATAGCGTGATGCGGTTCCGGAGGGTCAAGGCCTTCCCGAGGGCGAGGGGCGAGAACAGGCGCGGGAAGCGTGGCGAAGCCGGCGGCTCACCTGTCACGGAGCTCACGGGCCCGGATGGTAGCAGATCGCGGTTCGGTGGGCTAAAGCTGGTCCGGCGACGAGCCGAACCGCGGTGGGGGGGTCGCCATGAGGCATCACGTGTGGCCCACCTCCACTTCGACGACCGGCTGTGCTATTTCGTGCCGGCCCCCGACCGCCGCCGCGAGGAGCCGCTTAGGCACGCGCGTCGGGAGTGCTGCCGAGCGGATGCCAGACCGCGCGGGGTGCCGAAGCGCGCCGAGCGCGGGCTTCGCCCGCGAAACTTTCCTGGGGGAGGTCTCGGAGGGGGCCGTCGAGGCCCCCTCCGACTAGAAGGAGCGGATCAGCCGCTCGACCCGCTCGTCGTGGGCCTGGAAGGGGTCCTTGCAGAGGATGGTCTCGCGCTCCGGGTCGTTGAGCTTCAGGTAGACCCAGTCGACGCGATAGTCCTTCCCCTTGAGGTTGGCCCGCCGGATAAACTCCCCCCGCAGCCGGGCGCGGGTGGTCTGGGGCGGGATGTGCTTGGCCTGCTCGATCGCCTCGTCGGTGGCGAGGCGCTCGACCATGTCGTTCCGGGCCAGGAGGTAGTAGAGCCCGCGGTCGGGCCGGATGTCGTGGTACTGGAGGTCGATCAGCGACACCCGGGGGTCGCGCCACGACAGCCGGTGCTTCGCCATGTAGGTCTCGATGAGGTCCTTCTTGATCACCCAGTCCACGTCCCGGCTGCACGACATCGGATCGGACTCGAGGCGATCGAGGAGGTCGCCCCAGCGCTCGATGATGTCCCGGGTGACAGGGTCGGGTTCCTGGTGCTCGTAATAGGCGCGCGAGGCCTCGAGATACTCGCGCTGGATCTCGAGCGCGGTCAGGGAGCGGCCGTCCTTGAGCTTGACCGTCTCCCGGAGCCCGGGATCGTGCGAGATGTCCCGGATGGCCTGGACCGGCGACTGCAAGCTGTAGTCCCGATCGAAGTAGCCGTCCTCGATCATGTCGAGCACGACCGCCGTGGTGCCGACCTTGAGATAGGTCGCGACCTCGGACATGTTGGAGTCGCCCACGATGACGTGGAGCCGGCGATAGCGCTCGGCGTCGGCGTGAGGCTCGTCGCGGGTATTGATGATCGAGCGCGACGACGTCGTCGCCCCCGAGATCTCCTGACAGATGTGCTGGGCCCGCTGGCTCAGGCAGTAGTGGAAGCCGCGCGGGGTCTGGAGGACTTTTCCGGCTCCGGCGAAGATCTGGCGGGTGACGAAGAAGGGAATCAAGGCCTCGGCCAGCCGCTGGAAGGAGACGTCCCGGGACACCAGGTAGTTCTCGTGGCACCCGTACGAGTTCCCGGCCGAGTCGGTGTTGTTCTTGAAGAGCAGGATGTTCCCGGAGATGCCGTCCTCGCGCAGGCGCTTCTCCGCCTGGTGCAGGAGGTCCTCCACGATCCGCTCGCCGGCCTTGTCGTGGACGCAGAGGTCCATGATGTCGTCGCACTCGGGGGTGGCGTACTCCGGGTGGAACCCGGTATCCAGGTAGAGGCGGGCCCCGTTTTCCAGGAAGACGTTGGCGTTGCGCGCCCCGGGGATCACCTTCTCGAACAGGTAACGCGCCACGTTGTCGGGCGACAGTCGACGCTGCCCGTTGAGGGTGCAGGTGAGGCCGTACTCGTTCTCGAGCCCCATGATTCGACGCTTCATGGTCTCCCCGTCGAGCGGTCGGCCGCCCCGGCTCCCGTGTCTGGTTGCCCTTCGCCGCGCCCGAGCTGTGCCCGGAGCTCGGCATCCGCGATGCGCCGGAACTTGCGGCGCTCCCGGTTCCGGTCGAGGACGGCGACTTCCAGATCGCGCTCCGTGAGCGTCTTGTTCTGGGTCACCGTCAGGGACCGGACCCCTAGCTGGATGGCCTCCGCAAGACTCATGCCGTCCCGATAGTGATCCTTCAGGAAGCGTCGGATCTCCTCGGCCTGCCCGCCCATGGCCGCGTAGTGGAGCTCGTCCTCGATCGTCCCGTCGTAGAGGATGTGGTACATCTCGTTCTTGCCGTTCGGCCCATCGCCGACCTCGACCACGAGCACCTCCACCTCGAACGGCTTGATGCCCTCGGTGAAGATGTTCCCCAGCGCCTGGGAATACGCGTTGGCCAGCGCCTTGGCGGTGACGTCTTCGCGGTGGTAGGAGTAGCCCTTGATGTCGGCGTGTCGAACGCCGGCGATGCGCAGATTCTCGAACTCGTTGTACTTGCCGACGCCGGCGAAGGCGATCCGGTCATAGATCTCGGAGATCTTGTGGAGGAGGGTGGAGGGGTTCTCGGCCAGGAGCAGGATGCCGTCCCGGTACTCCGCGGCGATCATGGAGCGGCCGCGCGCGATGCCCTTGCGGGCATACTCGGCCTTGTCCTTCATCATCTGCTCGGGCGAGACGTAGTAGGGCAGCGGCATCGGAACGACCCCTACCGGTTCCCCGAGCTGCCGTGCGCGTTCGCCGCACGGCGCGCGGCCAGCACGGCGTCGAAGTGCTCCCGGACCTCGGGCTCGGCGACCTCCTCGAAGCCGGTCCGGGTGATGACCTTGATGGACGGGTAGATCCCGTGGATGGGGTCCGGTCCCCCGGTGCCCACGTCTTCCTCGGCCGCGTCCACCAGCGCCTCGGCCGCCATGCGCAGGGCCTCGCCGCGGGAGCAGGCGGAGCGATAGAGCTTCTTGAGGGTCGTCCGGGCGTCTTTGCCGCCGGAGCCGGTGGCGTAGTAGTCGATCTCCTCGTAGCGGCCGCCGGTGACGTCGTACTTGAAGATGCGGCCCTCGCCCCGCTTGAGGTCGAAGCCGGCGAAGATCGGGATGACGACGAGCCCCTGCATCGCGGCGGGCAGGTTCATCCGGATCATCTGGGCGAGCTTGTTGGCCTTGCCTTCGAGGGAGAGCCCGTCCCCCTCGACCTTCTCGTAGTGCTCGAGCTCGGTCTGGAACAGGCGGGCCATCTCGATCGACGGTCCGGCGGCGCCCGCGATGGCGATCGCGGAGTAGTCGTCGGCCTTGTAGACCTTCTCGATCCGGCGGTGGGCCACCTGATACCCCTCGGTGGCCTGGCGGTCCCCGGCCACCACCACCCCCTCGGCGTAGCGGACGGCGAGGATCGTGGTGCCCACCGGCACCCCGGGCGCGCCGTGGGCTTCGGGCGAGACGGCCGACAGCTCCCGGCGGGCGAGGACCGAGAAGTACTCCGGCGAATGGCCGCGGAAAATGTCGACGAAGCTCGCGTTGAGATAGTTCCCGAAGAGGGCCTGCCACCGATCGTGCATGGGGGTATCTCCGAAGGGCATTATAGCAGGGCGCCGCTTCCTGGCCGGCGACGCACGATCCGGGTCAGGGTCAGACCACGGAGGGCTTGGAGATGTTGCGGAGCAGGTCCCGGGCGGTGGGAGACTCTTCGAGCAGCTGGCGGACGAACACCTCGGTCCCGCGGAGCGGCTCGAGCATGAAGATCTTCTTCAGGGGGCCTTCCTTGAGGTCGAAGATGATCGAGTCCCAGGAGGCGGACACGATGTCTTCCGAATAGCGCTGGAGGCACATCCCCCTGAAGTAGGCCCGCGTGTCCTTGGGCGGGTCGTGGATGGCCTTGGTGATCTCGTCGTCGCTGGTGATCCGCTCGACGGCCTCGGAATCCTCCAGCTTGTAGAACAGCCCCTTGCCGGGCCGGATGTCGTGGTACTGGAGATCGATCATCGCCACTCGGGAGTCCGTCCAATCGAGGTCGTGCTTGGCGATGTAGTTCTCGAGCAGGTCCCGCTTGATGACCCAGTCGAGCTCCCGGGAGAGGGTCATCGGATCCTGCTCCAGGCGATCCAGGACGTACTCCCAGCGGACCAGGACGTCCTTGGTGACCGTGTCCAGCTCCCGATCGCGGTAGTAGCGATGGGCCAGCTCCAGGAACTCCCGCTGGAGGCCGACGGCCGTGACGGTGCGGCCGTCCTTGAGCCGGAGGGGCGCCCGGCACGCCAGGTCGCGCGAGACCTGGCGGAAGGACTGCACCGGGTTCTCCAGCGCGAGGTCCCGGTCGATGAAGTCGTCCTCCAGCATGGAGAGGACGATCCCGGTCGTTCCCACCTTGAGGTAGGTGGTGAGCTCCGACATGTTGGCGTCCCCGACGATCACGTGAAGCCGGCGGTACTTCTCGGGGTCGGCGTGCGGCTCGTCCCGCGTGTTGATGATGGGCCGCGAGTGCATCGTCTCCAGGCCGACCTCGGTCTCCAGGAAGTCCGCTCGCTGGGAGATCTGGTAGGGGGTGTACTCGAGGTTGTTCTCGGAGCCCACCTTCCCGGCGCCGGTGAAGATCTGCCGGGTCACCAGGAACGGCATCAGGTGCTGGACGATCCGGGTGAAGGGGCAGCGGCGGTCCATGAGGTAGTTCT
Above is a window of Candidatus Methylomirabilota bacterium DNA encoding:
- a CDS encoding extracellular solute-binding protein produces the protein MDTQSEHRDPRGRTEIGRRTFLKVTGGATAATAAAAAGMAAILESGRAPAWAQAKKVHILHWVDFVPAGDEELTRQVGEAGKQLGAEITLERINANDMQARITAAIESGNGPDIIQMLHNWTHLYQRGCTDLSDLAAWKEKDQGAYYELSKQAALIGKQYLALPYGVVGNAVVYRKDLFEEAGAKAPKTWQENREAGKKLKAKGFPFGQTLGHTFGDAPTFSYPYLWSWGGKEVEKDGKTVAINSKETIESVKFLVAMWKDAYDEGGLAWDDTNNNRAFLSGTISATLNGASIYIEAKRKPDQYKTDKGDQMWKHLDHFPLPGGPGGQFSYHVPFAHAVMKYSKNQPIAKDFLKWMHSKEQFGKWFQIEAGYSVGSNKFWEQHPMWEKLDPPMKPYRTASGFARAFGYAGPFSAKATEVYTKYIVTDMYAKAVQGMAAEESVKWAEGELKKIYA
- a CDS encoding MFS transporter; the protein is MIPEAAASRYRFVVLALIMGVQTAANIGALGLPTLAPLIRADLGLTRQEAGAFLSAFYVGGVLTSFPAGWLADRLGVRWTLAGGQGIAAGCFALMMLAPGYGALMAAVGLAGVGFGAVNPTSTKGVLVWFPARSRATVVGVKQAGFPLGGALGALLLPSVAGRLGWRGALGVAALLIAASAALAGCGYREPKGDGADGVPARSQPGVRGVLESRAIWLVSLATLLFAAVQVSWISYVPLYLSEVVGLSAVAAGVVLGQAQVAGAIGRVFFGVLSDRLFGGRRLIVLLLAGAATAVLCVATAWLAPGTPPVLLAGLALGFGLTGIGWNGVHHTLLAEIAGRDSAATAVGLCLAVSSVGVIAGPPLFGLAVDRLGVYDWGWYGLAGAMLAALALLAGAREPRRPPWA
- a CDS encoding extracellular solute-binding protein produces the protein MDTSMDRRSFIKVAGGAAAATGLAGILDAGRAPAYAQGARLHLVRWVDFVPAADEVLTKQMDEAGKALGAQITLERINANDIQPRITAAISSGSGPDMFHLLHNWAHLYEKSLVDVGDVVDAIGKAQGGYYPVTQDLDRVNGVWRAVPHSIVGGQIAYRKSLFESVGAKEFPKTWQEYREVGKKLKAKGYPIGQTAGHTFGDAPTFWYPAMWAWGGKEVEKDGRTVAINSKETVESVKFFVGFWKDACDEGGLAWDDTNNNRAFLSGTIAATINGASIYVESLRNKDKYKTETGALMHTDILHAPNPAGPAGTYHYHTSFHHAIMGYSKNQKLAKDFLKWLHSKEHFEPWFVAQKGFSVGATTDWEKHKMWEQDPVMLPFRTAARAFRVFGYAGPPSAKASEGYSKYVVVDMYAKAIQGMPAEEAVKWAEGELRKIYG
- the prcB gene encoding proteasome subunit beta, translated to MHDRWQALFGNYLNASFVDIFRGHSPEYFSVLARRELSAVSPEAHGAPGVPVGTTILAVRYAEGVVVAGDRQATEGYQVAHRRIEKVYKADDYSAIAIAGAAGPSIEMARLFQTELEHYEKVEGDGLSLEGKANKLAQMIRMNLPAAMQGLVVIPIFAGFDLKRGEGRIFKYDVTGGRYEEIDYYATGSGGKDARTTLKKLYRSACSRGEALRMAAEALVDAAEEDVGTGGPDPIHGIYPSIKVITRTGFEEVAEPEVREHFDAVLAARRAANAHGSSGNR
- a CDS encoding GAF domain-containing protein — encoded protein: MTSADHALADRLVHAIDAAPTLDDALRATVSGLADSAERSDWVGIYLLDGATLVLHNEIGKPTPHTRIPLSQGLCGAAARERRTIVVDDVREDPRYLACSLTTRSELVVPILGNRGQVFGEIDLDSDQPAAFGPDARRLVETAAAALAARWDRV
- the dop gene encoding depupylase/deamidase Dop yields the protein MAIPKVMGIETEYGITVRNQPDFNPILSSLLLINSYETYRTARIRWDYEAESPLRDARGFEYAEEKELPSKEESRLINLILSNGARYYVDHAHPEYSTPECTNPRDLVIWDKAGERVLNISRMRAEAVSPPEQRILIYKNNTDMKGNSYGTHENYLMDRRCPFTRIVQHLMPFLVTRQIFTGAGKVGSENNLEYTPYQISQRADFLETEVGLETMHSRPIINTRDEPHADPEKYRRLHVIVGDANMSELTTYLKVGTTGIVLSMLEDDFIDRDLALENPVQSFRQVSRDLACRAPLRLKDGRTVTAVGLQREFLELAHRYYRDRELDTVTKDVLVRWEYVLDRLEQDPMTLSRELDWVIKRDLLENYIAKHDLDWTDSRVAMIDLQYHDIRPGKGLFYKLEDSEAVERITSDDEITKAIHDPPKDTRAYFRGMCLQRYSEDIVSASWDSIIFDLKEGPLKKIFMLEPLRGTEVFVRQLLEESPTARDLLRNISKPSVV
- the pafA gene encoding Pup--protein ligase; the protein is MKRRIMGLENEYGLTCTLNGQRRLSPDNVARYLFEKVIPGARNANVFLENGARLYLDTGFHPEYATPECDDIMDLCVHDKAGERIVEDLLHQAEKRLREDGISGNILLFKNNTDSAGNSYGCHENYLVSRDVSFQRLAEALIPFFVTRQIFAGAGKVLQTPRGFHYCLSQRAQHICQEISGATTSSRSIINTRDEPHADAERYRRLHVIVGDSNMSEVATYLKVGTTAVVLDMIEDGYFDRDYSLQSPVQAIRDISHDPGLRETVKLKDGRSLTALEIQREYLEASRAYYEHQEPDPVTRDIIERWGDLLDRLESDPMSCSRDVDWVIKKDLIETYMAKHRLSWRDPRVSLIDLQYHDIRPDRGLYYLLARNDMVERLATDEAIEQAKHIPPQTTRARLRGEFIRRANLKGKDYRVDWVYLKLNDPERETILCKDPFQAHDERVERLIRSF
- a CDS encoding MFS transporter produces the protein MVLAAAMLIITVGVGITFSLAVFLKPLEEAFGWSRTLISGVALVNWLIFGVGAFVWGTLSDRIGTRRVVTAGAGLLGAAMLLSSQVASAWQLYVAFGILGAAGSSAFYVPLSATATRWFAARRGLALGLVSAGMGLGLLVIAPLARALITALGWRATFALFGALIWAVALVAVRWLYDRPADLGLEPYGASAAGASGPAAARGMAPGEALRHPAFWLLSLVHFGCCAAHSGPIFHMVAHAMDLGVDKMPAALMLGLSGATSVAGRIGSGLLADRIGGKPALVGMLTLQAATLSTYLVARQEVSLLLVALAFGFTYGGVMPLYALVAREFSGERIIGTAFGGIFFLSAIGMGLGAYAGGVLFDLLGSYWSLYLSSTLIGTAAIAVALALRPPRPLPAFAGGR
- the prcA gene encoding proteasome subunit alpha, whose product is MPLPYYVSPEQMMKDKAEYARKGIARGRSMIAAEYRDGILLLAENPSTLLHKISEIYDRIAFAGVGKYNEFENLRIAGVRHADIKGYSYHREDVTAKALANAYSQALGNIFTEGIKPFEVEVLVVEVGDGPNGKNEMYHILYDGTIEDELHYAAMGGQAEEIRRFLKDHYRDGMSLAEAIQLGVRSLTVTQNKTLTERDLEVAVLDRNRERRKFRRIADAELRAQLGRGEGQPDTGAGAADRSTGRP